In Archangium violaceum, the following are encoded in one genomic region:
- a CDS encoding DUF6010 family protein has protein sequence MHDTPLHVMDSVGPAIGAVIFVLIMSQVREPARQRINAFLAAGATGVYLSGGFGPWELLFPVLALPVAYLGLRSYRFIGIAWLLHSCWDVAHHLWGNPIWPFMPTSSYGCLIFDALIASWFLAGAPSFLALARGAPDPAR, from the coding sequence ATGCACGACACACCTCTGCACGTGATGGATTCCGTCGGCCCGGCCATCGGAGCCGTCATCTTCGTACTGATCATGTCGCAGGTACGAGAGCCCGCTCGCCAGCGCATCAACGCCTTCCTCGCAGCCGGCGCGACGGGCGTCTATCTGAGCGGCGGGTTCGGCCCCTGGGAGCTGCTCTTCCCCGTGCTCGCCCTTCCGGTGGCTTATCTCGGGCTGCGCTCGTACCGCTTCATCGGGATCGCCTGGCTCCTGCATTCCTGCTGGGATGTGGCGCACCACCTGTGGGGCAATCCGATCTGGCCCTTCATGCCGACGTCGTCGTACGGCTGCCTCATCTTCGACGCGCTCATCGCCAGCTGGTTCCTGGCGGGGGCTCCCTCCTTCCTTGCGCTGGCACGCGGAGCGCCAGATCCCGCGCGATGA
- a CDS encoding tetratricopeptide repeat protein, which produces MNRVLLILLPLLASACATRNYTYYLVEPAPKKPEALKEEGTLVRPFGFGSTTVMKVRWNDGNLMTEVDVPMLATGQRIVIEHGAGNGDVKTIPASRLVPPPPSAADKALIEAYRARGLRIDEEAPEVSITRARTLMEQATREGNYHLALEWCETVLARYKSHPEFLRAKGSLLLMMGEREKAIQIYEQVEAIESEPGVRKKLEELQRQQ; this is translated from the coding sequence ATGAACCGAGTCCTGCTCATCCTGCTGCCGCTCCTGGCCTCCGCTTGCGCGACGCGGAACTACACCTATTACCTGGTCGAGCCGGCGCCGAAGAAGCCCGAGGCGCTCAAGGAGGAAGGGACACTGGTGCGGCCCTTCGGATTCGGCTCGACCACGGTGATGAAGGTCCGCTGGAACGACGGCAACCTGATGACCGAGGTCGACGTGCCCATGCTGGCCACGGGTCAGCGCATCGTCATCGAGCACGGCGCGGGCAACGGCGACGTGAAGACCATCCCCGCCAGCCGGCTGGTGCCACCGCCGCCCTCCGCGGCGGACAAGGCGCTCATCGAGGCCTACCGGGCGCGCGGCCTGCGCATCGACGAAGAGGCGCCGGAGGTGAGCATCACCCGCGCGCGCACCTTGATGGAGCAGGCCACCCGCGAGGGCAACTACCACCTGGCTCTCGAGTGGTGTGAGACCGTGTTGGCACGCTACAAGTCGCACCCCGAGTTCCTGCGGGCCAAGGGGTCGCTGCTCCTGATGATGGGGGAGCGCGAGAAGGCCATCCAAATCTACGAGCAGGTCGAAGCCATCGAGAGTGAGCCGGGCGTCCGCAAGAAGCTCGAAGAGCTCCAGCGCCAGCAGTGA
- a CDS encoding cysteine hydrolase family protein yields MIVDLQNDFCHPEGDSVRRHGVPVGMEATAHAVQCLVEACRKAAVPVLWVVTEHGPWTDSLAWRSRSKGKAPNCHAGTWGAELYAVTPAPEDRFVTKHRYSAFYQTSLELILRAQGVQTLLVGGVLTHVCVETTVRDGYMRDFDMVTVPELCASTDPEAHAMSLRNMGRYFGRVRVLADVLADLEA; encoded by the coding sequence GTGATCGTCGATCTGCAGAACGACTTCTGCCACCCGGAGGGCGACAGCGTTCGGCGGCACGGTGTACCCGTGGGAATGGAAGCGACCGCTCATGCGGTCCAGTGCCTGGTTGAGGCCTGCCGCAAGGCAGCGGTACCGGTCCTGTGGGTCGTGACCGAGCATGGACCTTGGACGGACTCCCTTGCCTGGCGCTCGCGCAGCAAGGGGAAGGCGCCGAACTGTCATGCGGGCACCTGGGGAGCGGAGCTGTACGCAGTCACACCAGCCCCCGAGGATCGCTTCGTGACCAAGCATCGGTACAGCGCCTTCTACCAGACGAGCCTGGAGCTGATCCTCCGGGCTCAGGGGGTTCAGACCCTCCTGGTGGGGGGCGTGCTCACCCATGTCTGTGTCGAGACGACGGTTCGGGATGGGTACATGCGTGATTTCGACATGGTCACCGTCCCTGAGCTCTGCGCCTCCACCGACCCGGAAGCCCACGCCATGAGTCTGCGGAACATGGGGCGCTACTTCGGCCGGGTGCGGGTGTTGGCCGACGTGCTCGCCGACCTCGAAGCGTAG
- a CDS encoding SMP-30/gluconolactonase/LRE family protein, protein MSGLHILGALTTALLMATSPVTVGAALRERLPLPEGLTYPNGITHAEDGTLFVGSVSNGRILRRAPGGEWTVLFPGSEEIFAVTSLRLDAPRGLLWGTSPDAMGLLRPDGTLGKRAPRLFAVDARTGEVRRILPVPEGGLGNDITVTPDGGLYVTDSTRASVLYLRPGGERLETYVSDTRFASKAAGLSGIGPAGIALAPDGRTLAVNTFGPGRLFLVRPGTAGATPTVSEVELPRRLENPDGMRFAPDGRLLVLEGAANSGDGRVVRIDVLGRASGPRPIEVLASSMESPVNLTVESNGRIWVTEARLRDRLLKGAAAKVPDAFWVTKLVLGD, encoded by the coding sequence ATGAGTGGCCTGCACATCCTGGGAGCTCTCACCACCGCGCTGCTCATGGCCACGTCCCCCGTCACGGTGGGCGCCGCCCTGCGCGAGCGGCTGCCGCTGCCCGAGGGCCTCACATATCCCAACGGCATTACCCACGCCGAGGACGGGACGCTCTTCGTCGGCTCGGTGTCGAACGGGCGCATCCTGCGCAGGGCCCCGGGTGGCGAATGGACGGTGCTGTTCCCCGGCTCCGAGGAGATCTTCGCCGTGACGAGCCTGCGGCTCGATGCGCCGCGCGGCCTGCTGTGGGGCACCTCGCCCGACGCCATGGGACTGCTGCGTCCGGATGGCACCCTGGGGAAGCGTGCGCCCCGGCTCTTCGCGGTGGATGCGCGCACGGGCGAGGTCCGGCGCATCCTCCCCGTGCCGGAGGGAGGCTTGGGCAACGACATCACCGTCACTCCCGATGGCGGCCTGTACGTGACGGATAGCACGCGGGCCTCCGTCCTCTACCTGCGTCCCGGGGGGGAGCGGCTGGAGACGTACGTGTCCGATACCCGCTTCGCGTCCAAGGCGGCGGGACTGTCTGGCATTGGCCCCGCGGGCATCGCGCTGGCGCCAGATGGGCGGACGCTCGCCGTCAACACGTTTGGGCCGGGCCGGCTCTTCCTCGTGCGCCCGGGAACGGCGGGAGCGACACCCACCGTGAGCGAGGTGGAGTTGCCGCGCCGTCTGGAGAATCCGGATGGAATGCGCTTCGCACCCGATGGCCGGCTGCTCGTGCTGGAGGGTGCGGCGAACAGTGGCGATGGGCGCGTGGTCCGCATCGACGTGCTTGGAAGGGCCTCCGGTCCGAGACCCATCGAGGTGCTGGCCTCCAGCATGGAGTCTCCCGTCAACCTCACGGTGGAATCGAATGGCCGCATCTGGGTGACCGAGGCCCGGCTGCGCGACAGGTTGCTGAAGGGCGCGGCGGCGAAGGTGCCGGATGCGTTCTGGGTGACGAAGCTGGTGCTCGGGGATTGA
- a CDS encoding cytochrome P450 has product MTNPINLMAPEVLANPYPYYAELRRLSPVCQVEPHGMWAVSRYEDVLFVLKNSALFSSSGFTVAWQPAWVGYNPMANSMITRDPPQHTRLRSLVLRAFGPATIARLESRVRATAEKLSSGLVDGADFVKTMALPVPAYVISEILGLDHQLLPYFKQWSDDIVAITPTPASPEAAERIRGTIAKLTGYVGQVIEERRREPADDTVSELLRAEVEGQRLTDVEIKDFLILLLVAGLESTTNLLGNSLLFLANHPEMMARLRAEPSLIPLFIEEMLRYDGVAPGVPRIAASDIILSGVTVPRGAMVFPLISSANRDEQKFPDPDRFDLHRGSQGGLAFGQGAHFCLGALLARMEVRIVLETVVARFQRVERTAGEISYQCALTTRGPVALPLRYIPASG; this is encoded by the coding sequence ATGACGAATCCTATCAACCTGATGGCGCCAGAAGTTCTCGCGAATCCCTATCCCTACTACGCGGAGCTGCGGCGCCTGAGCCCGGTGTGTCAGGTGGAGCCGCATGGCATGTGGGCCGTGTCTCGCTACGAGGACGTGCTCTTCGTGCTCAAGAACTCCGCCCTGTTCTCGTCGTCGGGCTTCACGGTGGCGTGGCAGCCGGCCTGGGTGGGATACAATCCCATGGCCAACTCAATGATTACCCGGGACCCGCCGCAGCATACGCGGCTGCGCTCCCTGGTGTTGCGCGCGTTCGGGCCCGCCACCATTGCCCGGCTGGAGTCACGCGTACGGGCCACCGCCGAGAAGCTCTCGAGCGGTCTCGTGGACGGCGCTGACTTCGTCAAGACGATGGCGTTGCCCGTGCCCGCGTATGTCATCAGCGAGATCCTCGGGCTCGATCACCAGCTCCTCCCCTATTTCAAGCAATGGTCCGACGATATCGTCGCGATCACGCCCACCCCCGCGTCTCCCGAAGCCGCCGAACGCATCCGCGGCACCATCGCGAAGTTGACCGGGTACGTGGGGCAGGTGATCGAAGAGCGGCGCCGCGAGCCCGCGGACGACACGGTGAGCGAGCTCCTGCGCGCGGAGGTGGAGGGACAGCGGTTGACGGATGTGGAGATCAAGGACTTCCTCATCCTGCTCCTGGTCGCCGGCCTGGAGTCCACCACGAATCTCCTTGGCAACTCGCTCCTCTTCCTGGCCAACCATCCCGAGATGATGGCGCGCTTGCGCGCGGAGCCCTCCCTGATTCCGTTGTTCATCGAGGAGATGCTCCGCTACGACGGCGTGGCTCCGGGCGTCCCCCGGATCGCGGCCAGCGACATCATCCTCTCGGGAGTGACCGTGCCGCGAGGGGCGATGGTGTTCCCGCTGATCTCCTCCGCCAATCGAGACGAGCAGAAGTTCCCGGATCCGGATCGATTCGACCTGCACCGGGGCTCCCAGGGCGGTCTCGCGTTCGGACAGGGCGCCCATTTCTGCCTGGGCGCGTTGCTCGCTCGGATGGAGGTGCGGATCGTTCTGGAGACGGTGGTCGCGCGATTCCAGCGGGTTGAACGAACCGCGGGGGAGATTTCCTATCAGTGCGCGCTCACGACGCGCGGCCCTGTCGCACTGCCGCTCCGCTACATCCCCGCCAGCGGGTGA
- a CDS encoding MotA/TolQ/ExbB proton channel family protein translates to MQIIGFVLLGFIIWYGFKDRSDAVISAFDAHALVMVLVGSCSAVLVSSSHTTAWRTILCLRELLPGLALFGRTTRAMEAERDQLSALWRDGKRSQAVDLAANSRFPAVKQMLELILNRATEASSNKTFTELRHEEISRWQPAIHNWEMLSKLGPAFGMVGTITGMIQLFRNMSSENLNIGAAMSLALLATLYGVAFGAGVAGPIGHYLNGLLDDRLGLLERCEKSVNEIVSRGER, encoded by the coding sequence GTGCAGATCATCGGGTTCGTGTTGTTGGGCTTCATCATCTGGTACGGGTTCAAGGATCGCAGTGACGCGGTCATCTCCGCGTTCGACGCCCACGCGCTCGTGATGGTGCTGGTCGGGTCGTGCTCGGCGGTGCTGGTGAGCTCCAGCCACACCACCGCGTGGCGCACCATCCTGTGCCTGCGTGAGCTGCTCCCCGGACTGGCGCTGTTCGGCCGGACCACCCGGGCCATGGAGGCCGAGCGCGATCAGCTGTCCGCGCTGTGGCGCGACGGCAAGCGCAGCCAGGCGGTCGATCTGGCCGCGAACAGCCGCTTCCCCGCGGTGAAGCAGATGCTGGAGTTGATTCTCAACCGGGCGACCGAAGCCTCCAGCAACAAGACCTTCACCGAGCTGCGGCACGAGGAGATCAGCCGGTGGCAGCCGGCGATCCACAACTGGGAGATGCTCTCCAAGCTGGGGCCGGCGTTCGGCATGGTCGGCACCATCACCGGCATGATCCAGCTCTTCCGCAACATGAGCTCGGAGAACCTCAACATCGGCGCGGCGATGTCGCTGGCACTGCTCGCGACCCTGTACGGCGTGGCGTTCGGCGCTGGCGTGGCCGGGCCGATCGGGCACTACCTCAACGGGCTGCTCGACGACCGCCTGGGGTTGCTCGAGCGGTGCGAGAAGAGCGTCAACGAGATCGTCTCCCGCGGCGAGCGGTGA
- a CDS encoding SDR family NAD(P)-dependent oxidoreductase codes for MADTTGSKSFQEKVVLVTGAGSGIGQAAAVAFAREGATVVLAGRRRAELDAVAAEVEAAGGRALALPTDVAKVDEVERLVRTTLERFDRLDAAFNNAGVEGTFAPIHELKAEDFDHTFDINVRGVWLCMKYEVDAMLRSGRGGAIVNNSSWLAHGALPGTSLYAASKAALDGMIRAVALEGMERGVRVNNVNPGIIDTPMLRRLSTEETRRPFITHTPARRLGSPEEVADVVLWLCSDGARFVTGQNVLVDGGYTIAGHRPWAGTEAR; via the coding sequence ATGGCGGACACAACGGGGTCGAAGTCGTTCCAGGAGAAGGTGGTCCTCGTCACGGGGGCCGGAAGCGGAATCGGGCAGGCCGCGGCGGTGGCCTTCGCTCGCGAGGGCGCCACGGTGGTCCTCGCGGGCCGGCGGCGCGCGGAGCTGGACGCGGTGGCGGCGGAAGTCGAGGCGGCCGGAGGACGGGCACTCGCCCTCCCCACGGACGTGGCGAAGGTGGACGAGGTGGAGCGGCTCGTCCGCACGACGCTCGAGCGGTTCGACCGGCTGGACGCCGCCTTCAACAACGCGGGCGTGGAGGGCACCTTCGCCCCCATCCATGAATTGAAGGCCGAGGACTTCGACCACACCTTCGACATCAACGTGCGCGGCGTGTGGCTGTGCATGAAGTACGAGGTGGACGCCATGCTGCGCTCCGGGCGCGGCGGGGCCATCGTCAACAACTCCTCGTGGCTGGCACATGGCGCGCTGCCGGGCACCTCCCTCTACGCCGCCAGCAAGGCAGCGCTGGACGGGATGATTCGCGCGGTGGCGCTGGAGGGCATGGAGCGCGGTGTACGCGTGAACAACGTCAACCCCGGCATCATCGACACGCCCATGCTCCGCCGCCTCTCCACGGAGGAGACGCGGCGTCCCTTCATCACCCACACGCCCGCGCGCCGGCTCGGCAGCCCGGAGGAGGTAGCGGACGTGGTCCTCTGGCTGTGCTCCGACGGTGCCCGCTTCGTCACGGGGCAGAACGTCCTGGTCGATGGCGGCTACACCATTGCCGGCCACCGCCCCTGGGCGGGCACGGAGGCGCGATGA
- a CDS encoding OmpA/MotB family protein has protein sequence MQRRKAGHEESWLLSYADLITNLLLFFVVLLTAANFSKLKMQQIAQSISGKQSPASLESIRKELEAQIAAKNLQNLVTTTVTDAGLEVSLNSGLVFDSGKAKIRPEFEETVASMLKELVPYSSKYNFAVEGHTDSTPIVSGGVFASNWELSSARAIVVRQRLEEVGLDRSRIRVEGYAETKPLPEQLLKGLSEDERLARHRRVVVRIY, from the coding sequence ATGCAAAGACGGAAAGCAGGGCATGAGGAGAGCTGGCTACTCAGCTATGCCGATCTGATCACCAACCTGCTGCTGTTCTTCGTGGTGCTGCTGACCGCGGCGAACTTCAGCAAGCTGAAGATGCAGCAGATCGCCCAGAGCATCTCCGGCAAGCAGAGCCCGGCGAGCCTGGAGTCGATCCGCAAGGAGCTCGAGGCGCAGATCGCCGCCAAGAACCTGCAGAATCTCGTGACCACCACGGTGACCGATGCGGGGCTGGAGGTGTCCCTCAACTCCGGGCTCGTGTTCGACTCGGGGAAGGCTAAGATCCGGCCGGAGTTCGAGGAGACCGTGGCGTCGATGCTGAAGGAGCTCGTGCCGTACTCCTCGAAGTACAACTTCGCGGTCGAGGGGCACACCGACTCGACACCGATCGTGAGCGGTGGAGTGTTCGCGAGCAACTGGGAGCTCTCCAGCGCGCGCGCCATCGTGGTGCGGCAGCGGCTGGAGGAGGTCGGGCTCGACCGCTCGCGCATCCGCGTCGAGGGCTACGCCGAGACGAAGCCGCTCCCCGAACAACTGCTGAAGGGCCTGAGCGAAGACGAGCGCCTGGCCCGGCACCGCCGTGTCGTCGTGAGGATCTACTGA
- a CDS encoding oxidoreductase — MAERKVCLVTGASSGIGLAAALELVRAGHTVYGAARRVERMDALRAAGGHPLALDVSHDADVERVVRTLLDAQGRIDVLVNNAGVGLHGSIEDTPLEKARHLFEVNLFGAARLVQLVLPAMRKQGSGTIVNVSSIGGEIALPLGAWYYASKHALEAFSDSLRQEVGRFGVRVVLIQPGIIKTEFEKGTAQELRDVSGHGAYANMAEAMAKKADQAFSSGESKASDPSVVAEAIREAIDSPSPKARYVVGYLGRMLLMMNRVLPDRAWDRMVTARLH; from the coding sequence ATGGCTGAAAGAAAGGTCTGTCTCGTCACCGGTGCCTCGTCCGGCATCGGGCTGGCCGCCGCGTTGGAGCTGGTGCGCGCCGGCCACACGGTGTACGGCGCCGCGCGGCGCGTGGAGCGGATGGACGCTCTTCGCGCGGCGGGCGGCCACCCGCTCGCCCTGGACGTCTCGCACGATGCGGACGTGGAGCGCGTGGTGCGCACCCTCCTCGACGCGCAGGGGCGGATCGACGTCCTCGTGAACAACGCGGGGGTCGGGCTGCACGGCTCGATCGAGGACACGCCGCTCGAGAAGGCGCGCCACCTGTTCGAGGTCAACCTCTTCGGCGCGGCCCGGTTGGTCCAGCTCGTCCTGCCGGCGATGCGCAAGCAGGGGTCGGGCACCATCGTCAACGTCTCGTCGATCGGCGGCGAGATCGCCCTCCCTCTGGGCGCCTGGTACTACGCATCGAAACACGCACTGGAGGCGTTCTCCGACTCACTCCGCCAGGAGGTCGGGAGGTTCGGCGTTCGCGTGGTGTTGATCCAGCCGGGCATCATCAAGACGGAGTTCGAGAAGGGCACCGCCCAGGAGCTGCGCGACGTCTCGGGGCACGGCGCCTACGCGAACATGGCGGAGGCGATGGCGAAGAAGGCCGACCAGGCGTTCAGCAGCGGCGAGAGCAAGGCGTCGGATCCATCGGTGGTCGCTGAAGCGATCCGGGAGGCGATCGACTCGCCGTCGCCGAAGGCCCGCTACGTCGTGGGCTACCTCGGCAGGATGCTGCTGATGATGAACCGCGTCCTCCCGGATCGGGCGTGGGACCGGATGGTGACGGCACGGCTCCACTGA
- a CDS encoding deoxyguanosinetriphosphate triphosphohydrolase, which produces MPGIEIRTSPTHAMRERQEAIEAAILHPRAARSVESRGRDESEPACPVRTEFQRDRDRVLHSKAFRRLKHKTQVFIAPEGDHYRTRLTHTLEVAQISRTVARALGLNEDLVEAIGLGHDLGHTPFGDAGEHVLDELCQPGGFRHNEQSLRVAQTLELMNLTWEVRDGIFHHTSSGTPTTLEGQIVKICDSVAYLNHDLEDAVRAGILREDELPPFIPRVFGPEKGDRIATIIRDLVTTSSADYEFIRMSEALHEPFLELRAFVVKRVYTGSRARVEEDKAMEVVARLYRHFCQDRAGLEAGLGRAIPAEETPRAAADYISGMTDRSAMALYQRLFLPTF; this is translated from the coding sequence ATGCCCGGCATCGAGATCCGCACGTCCCCGACCCACGCCATGCGCGAGCGCCAGGAGGCCATCGAGGCCGCGATCCTGCATCCGCGGGCCGCGCGGTCGGTCGAGTCGCGGGGGAGGGATGAGAGCGAGCCCGCGTGTCCGGTGCGTACGGAGTTCCAGCGCGACCGGGACCGGGTGCTGCACAGCAAGGCCTTCCGCCGGCTCAAGCACAAGACCCAGGTCTTCATCGCCCCCGAGGGCGACCACTACCGCACGCGGCTCACCCACACGCTGGAAGTCGCGCAGATCTCCCGCACCGTGGCCCGCGCGCTGGGGCTGAACGAGGACCTGGTGGAGGCGATCGGGCTCGGGCACGACCTTGGCCACACGCCTTTCGGGGATGCGGGCGAGCACGTGCTCGACGAGCTGTGTCAGCCCGGCGGCTTCCGGCACAACGAGCAGAGCTTGCGCGTCGCGCAGACGCTCGAGCTCATGAACCTCACCTGGGAAGTGCGTGACGGCATCTTCCACCACACGAGCAGCGGCACGCCGACGACGCTCGAGGGGCAGATCGTGAAGATCTGCGACAGCGTCGCGTACCTCAACCACGACCTCGAAGACGCCGTGCGGGCGGGCATCCTGCGCGAGGACGAGCTGCCGCCCTTCATCCCCCGGGTCTTCGGCCCGGAGAAGGGAGACCGAATCGCCACGATCATCCGTGACCTGGTCACGACCAGCTCGGCGGATTACGAGTTCATCCGCATGAGCGAGGCGCTCCACGAGCCCTTCCTCGAGCTGCGAGCCTTCGTGGTCAAGCGCGTCTACACGGGCTCGCGGGCCAGGGTCGAGGAGGACAAGGCGATGGAGGTTGTCGCCCGCCTCTATCGTCACTTCTGCCAGGACCGTGCGGGCCTGGAGGCGGGCCTCGGACGCGCCATCCCAGCCGAAGAGACACCCAGGGCCGCCGCCGACTACATCTCGGGGATGACGGACCGCTCCGCGATGGCCCTCTACCAGCGCCTGTTCCTGCCCACTTTCTAG
- a CDS encoding radical SAM protein, translating to MDELTRKGLRRIARELVPINDWRVHKRLNLYIDIGPHCNADCGFCVAKTRDQKHRIRNLSRMLESSAAIREYCYSVEFVGGEPLVYINNGLKELFEVFRANRKKIITTNGLRQPFLASLDFLGEFEHVNISRHAVDDAHNEQIFRTGKLLTLADIGALPPSLKQKIRMNTTCHADKGIHQWSSMWEFIQAFNDQGIHQFMFANLNKLPQGQYQEEMEAFTTAHRLDDGFFDDVEHNLCRQGYHKVREMTGFGYVVRILQNGSTSVVLKENDDTAIRDVLDSVYQHNRMVLDLILTPSGKVYTDWFLTNELPITPGPQQSGTAASIES from the coding sequence ATGGACGAGCTGACACGCAAAGGACTGAGGCGGATTGCCAGGGAGCTGGTGCCCATCAACGACTGGCGGGTTCACAAGCGGCTGAACCTGTACATCGACATCGGACCGCACTGTAACGCGGACTGCGGGTTTTGCGTCGCCAAGACCCGGGACCAGAAGCACCGCATCCGGAACCTCTCCCGGATGCTGGAGAGTTCCGCCGCCATCCGCGAGTATTGCTACAGCGTGGAGTTCGTGGGCGGCGAACCCCTGGTGTACATCAACAACGGCCTGAAAGAGCTGTTCGAGGTGTTTCGGGCCAACCGCAAGAAGATCATCACCACCAACGGACTGCGCCAACCGTTTCTGGCAAGCCTGGACTTCCTGGGCGAGTTCGAGCATGTGAACATCAGCCGCCATGCCGTTGACGATGCGCACAACGAGCAGATCTTTCGCACCGGCAAGCTGCTCACCCTGGCCGACATCGGGGCGCTGCCCCCGTCCCTGAAGCAGAAGATCCGGATGAACACCACTTGTCATGCGGACAAGGGCATCCACCAGTGGTCGTCCATGTGGGAGTTCATCCAGGCGTTCAACGACCAGGGCATTCATCAGTTCATGTTCGCGAACCTGAACAAGCTCCCCCAGGGGCAGTACCAGGAGGAGATGGAGGCATTCACCACGGCCCACCGGCTCGATGATGGCTTCTTCGATGACGTCGAGCACAACCTGTGCCGCCAGGGGTACCACAAGGTCCGCGAGATGACTGGCTTCGGGTATGTTGTCCGGATTCTCCAGAACGGATCGACGTCCGTGGTGCTCAAGGAAAATGACGACACCGCCATCCGGGATGTCTTGGATTCGGTCTATCAGCACAACCGCATGGTGCTGGATCTGATCTTGACCCCTTCAGGCAAGGTGTACACCGACTGGTTCTTGACCAACGAACTGCCCATCACCCCGGGGCCGCAGCAGAGCGGCACCGCCGCATCCATCGAATCATGA
- a CDS encoding LysR family transcriptional regulator has product MERVALRDRLEDMLSFTAVARALSFVDAARELGISASSLSRRIARLEDALGTALLRRTTRHVSLTEAGTLYLERCTDVLTRVEDAEALVSGLAGEPRGRLRVAVPNLFGQLQVAPLLPDFLRRYPRIGLEFSFMDRYVDLVQERFDVAIRIGALTNSSLVVRRLATNHRLIVAAPSYLRGRRPLAKPEDLAHHACLYFSLLSDGQSWNLQRGEEQVTARGRPALVADNAEALRQAAVAGCGVSVLATFLIAEDLRAGRLVRVLEGWSVPDTGIFAVHPPGRLVPSKVRAFVSFLAERYAGSPPWERRGER; this is encoded by the coding sequence ATGGAGCGCGTGGCACTGAGGGACCGGCTGGAGGACATGCTCAGCTTCACGGCGGTGGCGCGGGCGCTGAGCTTCGTGGACGCGGCGCGCGAGCTGGGCATCAGCGCCTCCTCCCTGAGCCGGCGCATCGCCCGGCTGGAGGACGCGCTGGGCACCGCGCTCCTGCGGCGCACCACGCGTCACGTGTCGCTGACGGAAGCCGGGACGCTGTACCTGGAGCGGTGCACCGATGTGCTCACCCGCGTGGAGGACGCGGAGGCGCTCGTCTCGGGCCTGGCGGGGGAGCCCCGGGGGCGGTTGCGGGTGGCCGTGCCCAACCTGTTCGGCCAACTCCAGGTGGCGCCGCTGCTGCCGGACTTCCTGCGCCGCTACCCGCGCATCGGGCTGGAGTTCTCGTTCATGGACCGCTACGTGGACCTCGTGCAGGAGCGGTTCGACGTGGCCATCCGCATCGGCGCGCTCACCAACTCCAGCCTCGTGGTGCGCCGGCTCGCGACGAACCACCGCCTCATCGTCGCGGCCCCCTCCTACCTCCGGGGCCGGCGGCCGCTGGCCAAGCCGGAGGACCTCGCGCACCACGCGTGTCTCTACTTCAGCCTGCTGTCGGACGGTCAGTCGTGGAACCTTCAGAGGGGGGAAGAGCAGGTGACCGCACGAGGCCGCCCGGCGCTCGTCGCGGACAACGCCGAGGCGTTGCGGCAGGCGGCAGTGGCGGGTTGTGGTGTCTCCGTGCTGGCCACGTTCCTCATCGCGGAGGACCTGCGCGCCGGGCGGCTCGTGCGGGTGCTGGAGGGGTGGTCCGTGCCTGACACCGGCATTTTCGCGGTGCATCCGCCGGGGCGGCTGGTGCCGTCAAAGGTGCGGGCCTTCGTCTCCTTCCTCGCGGAGCGGTACGCGGGCTCGCCACCGTGGGAGAGGAGGGGGGAGCGGTGA